The stretch of DNA GCGATGCGCGGGCGCTGGCGGGCAAGCTCGACCTGCTGCTGCGGCGGCCGCAGTTGGCGCGGCGGCTGGCGGCGGCCGCGCGCGAGCGGGTGCGCGAGCGGTTCTCGCTGCCAGGCATGGTGTCGCAGGTGGAGGCGCTGTACCGGGCGGCGATGGGCGCCCGCGATCGGTCCCAAGCAGCGGGCGGAGCGGAGATCCGCCCCTACATTATCGTGAGGAGGTGAGCAAGCGATGGCCATGTTCCTGGTGACGGGAGGGGCGGGCTTCATCGGGTCGGCGATCGTGGAGGAGCTGATAGCGCGCGGCCACGAGGTGCGCGTGCTCGACAACTTCTCGACCGGCAAGCACGACAACCTGGACGCGGTGCGAGGCGCCATTCGCATGTTGGAGGGCGATCTGCGCGACCCGGTGACCGTGCGCCTGGCGTGCAGCGACGTTGACTACGTGCTGCACCAGGCGGCGCTGGCGTCGGTGGCGCGGTCGCTGGTGGACCCGGTGACCACCGCCGAGGTCAACCTCAACGGCACGCTCAACGTGCTGATGGCGGCGCGCGACGCGGGGGTGCGGCGGGTCGTCTTCGCCGGCAGCTCGTCGGTCTATGGCGATAACCCGCAGCTGCCCAAGCGCGAGGACGCCGAGCCGCGGCCGCTGTCGCCGTACGCGGTGAGCAAGCTCGCGGGCGAGCACTACTGCCGCGTGTTCCATCGCCTCTACGGGCTGCAGACGGTGGTGCTGCGCTACTT from Armatimonadota bacterium encodes:
- a CDS encoding SDR family oxidoreductase, with protein sequence MAMFLVTGGAGFIGSAIVEELIARGHEVRVLDNFSTGKHDNLDAVRGAIRMLEGDLRDPVTVRLACSDVDYVLHQAALASVARSLVDPVTTAEVNLNGTLNVLMAARDAGVRRVVFAGSSSVYGDNPQLPKREDAEPRPLSPYAVSKLAGEHYCRVFHRLYGLQTVVLRYFNVYGPRQRPDSQYAAVIPKFADALLHGQRPVIHGDGAQSRDFTYVANVVQANLLACEAPQAPGGVFNIACGSRVNLLQLLDLLRAHTGNGIAPEHAASRPGDVLHSVADISRAASLLGYTPQVDIREGLRRTVEWHRSRLSLGGSTHAAMGASA